The following proteins are encoded in a genomic region of candidate division KSB1 bacterium:
- a CDS encoding tyrosine-type recombinase/integrase encodes MLQDYIEQFLHYCQVSNFPPKSIEAFTARLRQFDRYCQTLAAGSIADLTYQHLLVFVADFEAPSVHVKKNRVWALHHFYHFLKLNQLIDENIAAYIPYPKIWRKVPQYLTTAEFNQLLEHFACRADSPHGLRNLIVIMLFGFLGLRLRSVLKLDVADVDLSAALIRIREKGNVQRLLPLPDILCRTLTRYRQTLEHPRGPLLLSKRRKRLSERTVQDFLRAAMAELGIDKHLHAHLLRHTAATCLNKVAGPDITQHVLGHAARRNTEQYIHLNPDVYAVYMKKHPYMNL; translated from the coding sequence AGTCTCAAATTTTCCACCGAAGTCCATCGAAGCTTTTACTGCCCGCCTCAGGCAATTTGACCGCTATTGTCAAACTCTTGCCGCCGGCTCAATTGCAGATCTAACCTACCAGCATCTTCTGGTTTTCGTAGCCGATTTTGAGGCGCCATCGGTTCATGTCAAAAAGAATCGCGTCTGGGCATTGCACCACTTTTACCATTTCCTCAAGCTAAACCAACTCATCGATGAAAACATAGCGGCTTATATTCCTTATCCAAAAATCTGGCGGAAAGTCCCACAATACCTCACAACAGCCGAGTTTAATCAACTCCTCGAACATTTCGCTTGCCGGGCAGACTCACCGCATGGCCTCAGAAACCTCATTGTCATCATGCTGTTCGGTTTTTTAGGACTGAGGCTGCGCTCTGTGTTAAAACTCGATGTTGCAGACGTCGACCTCAGTGCCGCCCTCATCCGGATACGGGAAAAAGGCAATGTCCAAAGGCTGCTTCCTTTGCCTGATATCCTCTGCAGGACACTGACCCGCTATCGGCAGACACTTGAGCACCCTCGAGGCCCGCTGTTGCTCTCGAAACGCAGAAAAAGACTCTCAGAGCGCACTGTACAAGACTTCCTGCGCGCGGCTATGGCTGAACTGGGCATAGACAAGCATCTACATGCGCATCTCTTGCGGCATACCGCTGCTACTTGCCTCAATAAAGTCGCTGGTCCGGATATCACACAGCATGTTCTCGGCCATGCCGCGCGCCGGAACACCGAACAATACATCCACCTCAATCCCGATGTCTATGCGGTCTACATGAAAAAACATCCCTACATGAACCTGTGA
- a CDS encoding tyrosine-type recombinase/integrase, which translates to MQTLMQTYHKELADIAGFAPDTVENYEICLGKFFDYATRQLNIDPLEAGAKDLLAWMAHLKQQQLSRSRLTHHKAALKHFFGLLVKQKQRQHNPAELLFTPRKRKSDRNQPLSPAIAFKLLRSMKRDTWLGERNFVIVSMLWALGLRIGELTALKVGSFEPEHEPEIKVGLLRVQGKGKKERALFVAKLYSNLVGYLGHPETPKQMTSPMFPISNNKGKQLSTDRARGMIKELTHAAGIKLRITPHVLRHSFATHMYTNDVPVEAIEAMLGHTTTDETSIYIHVPKARKKQALAKITIERPALSAAERSFTP; encoded by the coding sequence ATGCAAACACTCATGCAAACCTATCACAAAGAACTGGCCGATATTGCCGGCTTTGCCCCGGACACGGTCGAAAACTATGAAATCTGCCTCGGAAAATTCTTTGATTATGCCACCCGTCAACTAAACATCGACCCACTGGAGGCCGGCGCCAAAGACCTCCTGGCATGGATGGCACATTTAAAACAACAACAGCTGAGCCGAAGCCGTTTGACCCACCATAAAGCTGCCCTCAAACACTTCTTTGGCCTTCTGGTCAAACAGAAACAACGTCAGCATAATCCGGCAGAACTTTTGTTCACCCCTCGTAAAAGGAAAAGCGACCGCAATCAGCCGCTCAGTCCGGCTATCGCTTTTAAGCTCTTACGCTCGATGAAGCGCGACACCTGGCTCGGGGAGCGCAACTTCGTGATTGTCTCCATGCTCTGGGCGCTGGGACTCAGAATAGGCGAACTAACTGCCCTCAAGGTCGGCAGCTTCGAGCCGGAGCATGAGCCTGAAATTAAGGTCGGCTTGTTGCGTGTTCAGGGCAAAGGCAAAAAAGAGCGCGCCCTGTTTGTGGCTAAGCTCTACAGCAATCTCGTCGGTTATCTCGGCCACCCGGAGACACCTAAACAGATGACTTCACCCATGTTTCCCATCTCCAACAACAAAGGCAAACAACTCTCCACTGACCGGGCACGAGGCATGATTAAAGAACTCACACACGCGGCAGGCATCAAGCTGCGTATCACTCCGCATGTGCTCAGACATTCCTTCGCCACTCACATGTACACCAATGATGTACCGGTTGAAGCTATTGAGGCCATGTTAGGTCATACCACCACCGATGAGACCTCTATTTATATCCACGTGCCCAAAGCACGAAAAAAACAGGCGTTAGCGAAAATCACCATTGAA